A region of the Acidimicrobiia bacterium genome:
CCAAGATCACCCCGGCTCCGGTCTCCTCGGCGATGGACCTCACCATCGGGAGCAGTCGCTGCACGATGATCGGCGCCAACCCGAGACTCATTTCGTCCACCAGCAGCAGCCGCGGCTCGGCCACCAGAGCCCGAGCGAGAGCCAACATCTGCTGCTGACCGCCCGAGAGCAGCCCTGCCTTGCGGTCGAGCACCGCGTGTAGTTCCGGGAAAAGGCCGAGCACCCGTTGCACGGCCTGGGCGGCGCGGCGGCGACCCGAGACGCCCACAGTGAGGTTTTGGCGGGCGGTCAGATCGAAGAACAGCGACCGGTCCTCGGTGACATGGCCCACCCCGCGCTGCGCCACCTTGTGGGGGGCACGGGGCGTAGGGGGCCGCCCCAGCACGTCGATCTCGCCGCTGATGATGGGCAGCAGCCCCGAGATGGTTTGCAGGGTGGTGGTTTTGCCGGCCCCGTTGGGACCGAGCAGCGCCACCACCTCGCCAGCGGCCACCCGCAGATCGAGGCCCCGCACCACCGGCACCCCATCGTGGCCCGCCACCAGCCCGCGAACGTCGAGCACTATCTCCGGAGCCGTCACGACTGCGCTACCCCGAGATAGGCCTCGATTACCTGCGGATCAACCCGAATCTGGGCCGGCGGCCCCGACGCGATGACCGCCCCCACATCAAGCACGACCACCCGATCGCATGTGTTCAGCACCAGCCCCATGTCGTGATCGACGAGCAGCACACTGATGCCGTGGTCAGGGAGACTCCGCAGGTGCTCGCCGAGACGAGCGGTCTCGCCGGTGTCGAGCCCG
Encoded here:
- a CDS encoding ABC transporter ATP-binding protein, whose protein sequence is MTAPEIVLDVRGLVAGHDGVPVVRGLDLRVAAGEVVALLGPNGAGKTTTLQTISGLLPIISGEIDVLGRPPTPRAPHKVAQRGVGHVTEDRSLFFDLTARQNLTVGVSGRRRAAQAVQRVLGLFPELHAVLDRKAGLLSGGQQQMLALARALVAEPRLLLVDEMSLGLAPIIVQRLLPMVRSIAEETGAGVILVEQHLTMAMEVSDRVCLLVHGEVVAQGPTAEMKDRRELFEASYLG